The following coding sequences lie in one Musa acuminata AAA Group cultivar baxijiao chromosome BXJ3-1, Cavendish_Baxijiao_AAA, whole genome shotgun sequence genomic window:
- the LOC135629312 gene encoding ATP-dependent helicase BRM-like isoform X1: MQSGNGRNPAATPSSAASPSSSSSAVSAPNHLGFESIQQQQQAYRQALQQQEQQQNQQQRRKAEVDQSLLSYQSGGTYGVTGGTGFPISSGAVHPSQLPNKYSNIPQQPGALQLREESKNKGQDVGQQMQNSIHQAYFQFALQAAQQKAHGNSVVQQQGKMNMVGSSGRDQDIFMNRLKMQELMSLQAVNKSQMPMLNRPAEQFTHAEKQMEPGCTSTDQRIDQKPFLADGQLASANMVRPMQPLQLLQPQSSLQNLASNQLEMAQVQAMQAWAKEHNIDLSVLANLNLIAQVLPFWQSNRMSVMQKPTESNTTAQKSCLPSSKQLVMPSPVGSENSAHGNSTSDLSGQRGSIKCHQTVPSTSISNGGDTTGLNTNTLQMQQQVADYSRINQNERVVRPTFITSSCGLVNHLPNSCGSMNQPVDKSNAKNAFMGNELQQMQNLRPLQKINRSNILPTVPGNSTVGCQIPTESGFAQTPNHHVGFTKQQLYVLKAQILAFRRLKRGERSLPPEVLQAISDPPVDSQPQHWPVQSGTVNQDLMRIAKSNDNEHKRCVESNDQAEQSAPVNKGRIHLKEESITGEEKAALASQMQGATSLEKGSVCLGSIGKLEESNTTVKSEQEVERGSQNLSTDKVKAVPVDGAVPVPGQLKKPASTSSTAPPRDGVSRKYHGPLFDFPSFTRKHDSLGSSTTNNSTNLTLAYDVKDLLFEEGKIVLDKKRAEKLKKISRLLAINLDRKRIKPDLVIRLQIEERKTKLLDFQARLRDEVERQQQEIMAMPDRPYRKFVRQCEQQRLELIRQVQQLQKASREKQLKSTFQWRKKLLEAHWAIRDARTTRNRGIAKYHERMLKEFSKRKDEDRNKRMEALKNNDMDRYREMLLEQQTNISGDASQRYAVLSSFVSQTEEYLHKLGGKITAAKSHQEVEEAANVAAAAARAQGLSTEEVRAAAACAGEEVMIRNRFSEMNALKESSANKIVIVRYYNLAHAVTERVIRQPSMLRAGTLRDYQLVGLQWMLSLYNNKLNGILADEMGLGKTVQVMALIAYLMEFKTNYGPHLIIVPNAVLVNWKSELLNWLPSISCIFYVGGKDERSKLFSQEVCSVKFNVLVTTYEFIMYDRSKLSKIDWKYIIIDEAQRMKDRESVLARDLDRYRCQRRLLLTGTPLQNDLKELWSLLNLLLPEVFDNRRAFHDWFSKPFQKDGTPHNQEDEWLETEKKVIIIHRLHRILEPFMLRRRVEDVEGSLPRKVSVVLRCRMSAIQGAIYDWIKSTGTIRVDPEDEMRRVQKNPLYQVKMYKNLNNKCMELRKACNHPLLNYPYFSNYSKDFIVRSCGKLWILDRILIKLQRAGHRVLLFSTMTKLLDILEEYLQWRRLIYRRIDGTTSLEDREAAIVDFNHPDSDCFIFLLSIRAAGRGLNLQTADTVVIYDPDPNPQNEEQAVARAHRIGQKREVKVIYMEAVVDKTSSYQKEDELRNGVVGDSEDDLAGKDRYIGSIESLIRNNIQQYKIDMADEVINAGRFDQRTTHEERRMTLEMLLHDEERYQENVHNVPSLQEVNRLIARSKEEVGLFDQMDEDFDWTADMVKHNEVPVWLRASTGEVDAVAASLSKKPSKNILSVNIGLEPSANFSGSSPSKAERRGRPKGPTAQKYPIYQEQDDEDGEESDIDSEERNASEEDGEIGEFDDEESNGADMMLLNHKDQVVEGMDCDNGRYEFSRTMDGSQNVNKLEEAGSTGSSSGSRKLPQSETPSLSSQKFGSLSALDARPCLSSKKRSEELEEGEIAVSGNSHMDLQQSGSWHHDHDDGEDEQVLQPKIKRKRSMRIRPKYAAERNDERSSSERIFAQRSPRLPLHVDHDYGVPSRTENPEAFAEAGLGKNDTSSSLLKQRHNVPSRKNSPLQKSGRLSYFCGSAEDGNEYSRESWSSRANSSCGPTSVGAKMSDITQRKCKNVISKLQRKIHKDGNQIVPTLSDWWRRNGNSSLAIPLAARSSPLDLQIIEQRVDNLDYNGVTDFIADVQLMLKSIVQHCNYTHEVKCEAEKLQGLFFEIMKIAFPDSDFREARNAVTFSSPRGAVMTKSPKPASSSKIKQQTPTSKLETMSFPDKALPHGVTPVDGEGTTKSTSSKHQKESRLVSGGWKEQTPECSQLLTHPGDLVICKKKRKEREKSAVKHRLGLASPSNLGRMGPISPPSSGCGGSAPSPTMNRSSSFPSQRDSRPAQQAKHPLSWRHREMQQLDDGNSGLHSIGDVQWAKPVKRMRTDTSKRRPSHT; this comes from the exons ATGCAATCCGGGAACGGCCGGAACCCGGCGGCCACGCCGTCATCCGCCGCgtcgccttcttcctcctcctccgcggtCTCCGCCCCGAACCATCTGGGCTTCGAATCAATCCAACAGCAGCAGCAGGCTTATAGGCAG GCGTTACAACAACAGGAGCAACAACAGAATCAGCAGCAGCGCAGGAAAGCTGAAGTTGATCAATCCCTTCTTAGCTATCAGTCTGGTGGTACATATGGAGTCACAGGCGGAACTGGTTTTCCAATATCTTCTGGTGCTGTACATCCGTCTCAGTTGCCTAATAAGTATAGTAACATACCTCAACAACCTGGTGCCCTTCAGCTTCGCGAGGAAAGCAAAAATAAAGGGCAGGATGTAGGACAGCAAATGCAGAACTCAATTCATCAAGCTTACTTTCAATTTGCTTTGCAAGCTGCTCAGCAAAAGGCTCATGGGAACTCAGTAGTGCAGCAGCAAGGTAAAATGAATATGGTCGGCTCATCTGGAAGGGATCAAGACATTTTTATGAACAGATTAAAGATGCAAGAACTTATGTCACTTCAGGCAGTTAATAAGTCCCAAATGCCTATGCTTAATAGACCAGCAGAACAGTTCACACATGCCGAGAAGCAGATGGAGCCAGGTTGTACTAGCACTGATCAAAGAATTGATCAAAAACCTTTCCTAGCAGATGGGCAGCTAGCTTCTGCTAACATGGTAAGACCGATGCAGCCATTGCAGTTGCTGCAACCTCAGTCTAGTCTGCAGAATCTTGCAAGCAATCAGTTGGAGATGGCACAGGTGCAAGCGATGCAGGCATGGGCAAAGGAACATAATATTGATCTATCTGTTCTTGCTAATTTAAATTTGATTGCTCAAGTTCTGCCCTTCTGGCAGTCGAATAGAATGTCTGTTATGCAGAAGCCAACTGAATCTAACACAACTGCACAGAAATCTTGTTTGCCATCTTCAAAGCAACTGGTAATGCCATCACCAGTTGGCAGTGAAAATTCAGCACATGGGAACTCTACAAGTGATTTGTCTGGCCAGCGTGGCTCCATAAAATGTCATCAAACAGTCCCATCTACTTCAATCTCCAATGGCGGGGATACCACAGGCTTGAACACCAATACTTTGCAAATGCAGCAGCAGGTTGCTGATTATAGCAGGATCAACCAGAATGAGAGAGTTGTCAGACCCACATTTATAACTAGCAGTTGTGGGTTAGTTAACCATTTACCAAATTCATGTGGTAGCATGAACCAGCCGGTAGATAAGTCTAATGCAAAGAATGCTTTTATGGGGAATGAACTGCAGCAAATGCAGAATTTGAGGCCCTTGCAGAAGATAAATCGGTCCAATATATTACCTACAGTTCCTGGAAATAGTACTGTGGGTTGTCAAATTCCAACTGAAAGTGGATTTGCTCAGACACCAAACCATCATGTTGGATTTACAAAGCAGCAGCTTTATGTTCTAAAAGCTCAGATCTTAGCTTTTAGACGGTTGAAG CGTGGTGAAAGAAGTCTGCCACCTGAAGTTCTTCAAGCAATTTCAGATCCCCCAGTTGATTCTCAGCCACAACACTGGCCTGTTCAGTCTGGAACTGTTAACCAGGATTTGATGAGGATTGCCAAGAGCAATGATAATGAGCATAAGAGATGTGTGGAGTCTAATGATCAAGCAGAACAGTCTGCTCCTGTGAATAAAGGACGGATTCATCTGAAGGAGGAATCCATTACTGGagaagagaaagctgcacttGCCAGTCAAATGCAAGGTGCAACAAGTTTAGAAAAGGGATCTGTATGCTTGGGATCTATTGGCAAGTTAGAAGAAAGCAATACTACTGTTAAATCTGAGCAAGAGGTTGAAAGAGGAAGTCAAAATTTGTCCACTGATAAGGTAAAGGCCGTACCAGTGGATGGTGCAGTACCGGTTCCTGGGCAATTGAAAAAGCCTGCCTCAACAAGTAGCACAGCACCTCCCAGAGATGGTGTTTCAAGAAAGTACCATGGTCCACTTTTTGATTTCCCATCATTTACAAGGAAACATGATTCCTTGGGATCATCAACTACAAATAACTCTACTAATTTGACATTGGCTTATGATGTGAAAGATTTGCTGTTCGAGGAAGGTAAGATTGTTCTTGACAAGAAAAGGGCTGAGAAATTGAAGAAGATTAGTAGGTTACTTGCGATTAATTTAGATAGGAAAAGAATTAAGCCGGATCTTGTGATAAGGTTGCAAATTGAAGAGAGAAAAACTAAGCTTCTGGATTTTCAGGCTCGTCTCAGGGATGAAGTTGAACGCCAACAGCAGGAGATAATGGCAATGCCTGATAGACCATACCGCAAGTTTGTTAGGCAATGTGAACAGCAGCGATTGGAGCTAATAAGGCAAGTTCAGCAGCTGCAAAAGGCATCCAGAGAGAAACAATTGAAATCTACTTTTCAGTGGCGTAAGAAGCTCTTAGAGGCTCATTGGGCCATTCGTGATGCTCgtactacacgaaacagaggaatAGCAAAATATCATGAGAGGATGTTAAAGGAGTTTTCAAAGAGGAAGGATGAGGACAGAAATAAAAGAATGGAGGCATTGAAGAACAATGATATGGATAGATATCGTGAAATGTTACTGGAGCAGCAGACAAACATCTCAGGAGATGCATCTCAGCGTTATGctgttctttcttcctttgtgtcCCAGACAGAAGAGTACCTTCACAAGCTTGGGGGAAAAATTACAGCTGCAAAGAGCCATCAAGAGGTTGAAGAGGCAGCAAATGTTGCAGCCGCTGCTGCACGAGCTCAG GGTCTTTCAACAGAAGAAGtaagagcagcagcagcatgtGCAGGAGAGGAGGTAATGATAAGGAATAGGTTTTCTGAAATGAATGCTCTAAAGGAGAGTTCTGCTAACAA GATTGTAATTGTTAGGTATTATAATTTGGCTCATGCTGTGACCGAAAGAGTCATAAGGCAACCTTCAATGTTGCGAGCTGGGACATTAAGAGACTATCAGCTT GTTGGACTACAGTGGATGCTTTCCTTGTACAACAACAAGTTGAACGGAATATTAGCGGATGAGATGGGTCTTGGCAAGACAGTCCAG GTAATGGCATTGATTGCTTACCTGATGGAATTCAAAACTAACTATGGTCCACATTTAATTATAGTACCAAATGCTGTTTTAGTAAATTGGAAG AGTGAGCTGTTAAACTGGCTGCCTTCTATATCATGCATTTTTTATGTTGGTGGGAAGGATGAAAGATCAAAGCTTTTCTCTCAG GAAGTTTGTTCTGTCAAGTTTAATGTACTGGTAACAACATATGAATTTATTATGTATGATCGATCAAAGCTATCAAAAATTGATTGGAAGTACATAATCATTGATGAAGCACAAAGGATGAAGGATAGGGAATCCGTTTTGGCACGCGATCTTGATAGATATCGTTGCCAGAGAAGATTGCTGCTTACTGGTACCCCTTTACAG AACGATCTTAAGGAATTGTGGTCCCTTTTAAATCTACTTCTTCCAGAAGTTTTTGATAATCGCAGGGCATTTCATGATTGGTTCTCAAAGCCCTTTCAGAAAGATGGTACTCCACATAATCAGGAAGACGAGTGGCTTGAGACTGAGAAGAAGGTGATAATTATCCATCGGCTGCATCGGATTCTGGAACCTTTCATGCTAAGAAGACGTGTTGAGGATGTTGAAGGTTCACTTCCTCGAAAG GTCTCTGTTGTCCTAAGATGTCGAATGTCAGCTATTCAAGGTGCCATTTATGACTGGATTAAATCTACTGGTACTATTAGGGTAGATCCCGAGGATGAGATGCGCCGAGTTCAAAAGAATCCACTGTACCAGGTCAAAATGTACAAGAATCTTAACAATAAGTGTATGGAGTTGAGGAAAGCCTGCAATCATCCTTTGCTTAACTATCCTTATTTCAGTAACTATTCCAAGGACTTTATTGTTAGATCATGTGGGAAACTATGGATTCTTGATAGAATTCTCATAAAACTTCAGAGAGCAGGTCATCGTGTTCTTCTCTTTAGTACCATGactaaacttcttgatatattagaGGAATATTTGCAATGGCGGAGGCTTATATATAGACGAATAGATGGTACAACAAGCCTAGAAGATCGAGAAGCAGCAATTGTGGATTTTAACCATCCTGACTCTGATTGCTTTATCTTTTTGCTCAGCATTCGTGCTGCCGGAAGAGGTCTAAATCTCCAGACTGCAGATACAGTTGTGATATATGACCCAGATCCGAATCCTCAAAACGAAGAGCAGGCAGTGGCAAGAGCTCATCGGATTGGACAGAAGAGAGAGGTAAAGGTGATATACATGGAAGCTGTTGTGGATAAAACCTCTAGCTACCAAAAAGAAGATGAATTGAGGAATGGAGTCGTAGGAGATTCAGAGGATGATCTTGCTGGTAAAGATCGCTATATAGGGTCAATTGAGAGCCTTATACGTAACAACATCCAACAATATAAGATAGATATGGCCGATGAGGTCATAAATGCTGGTCGTTTTGATCAAAGAACCACGCATGAGGAAAGACGGATGACTTTGGAGATGCTACTTCATGATGAAGAGAGATATCAAGAGAATGTGCACAATGTTCCTTCTCTACAAGAAGTTAATCGTTTGATTGCTCGTAGCAAAGAGGAAGTTGGGTTGTTTGATCAAATGGATGAAGATTTTGATTGGACTGCAGATATGGTAAAACACAATGAAGTCCCAGTATGGCTTCGAGCTAGTACTGGAGAGGTAGATGCTGTTGCTGCTAGTTTATCAAAGAAGCCTTCGAAAAACATCTTATCAGTCAATATTGGACTGGAACCAAGTGCAAATTTTTCTGGGTCATCTCCCAGTAAAGCTGAAAGGAGGGGCCGCCCCAAGGGTCCAACTGCCCAAAAGTATCCAATCTATCAGGAACAGGATGACGAAGATGGTGAGGAATCAGATATTGACTCAGAGGAGAGGAATGCATCTGAAGAAGATGGAGAAATTGGAGAGTTCGACGACGAAGAGTCCAATGGTGCTGACATGATGCTACTAAACCACAAGGATCAAGTAGTTGAGGGAATGGATTGTGATAATGGCAGATATGAATTCTCACGAACAATGGATGGCAGCCAAAACGTTAATAAATTGGAAGAAGCTGGTTCCACAGGATCATCTTCTGGGAGTCGTAAATTGCCACAATCTGAAACTCCTTCCTTGTCTTCACAAAAGTTTGGATCACTTTCTGCTTTAGATGCCAGACCATGTCTATCTTCAAAAAAAAGG TCTGAGGAGCTAGAGGAAGGTGAAATTGCAGTATCAGGCAATTCCCACATGGATCTGCAACAATCAGGTAGCTGGCATCATGACCATGATGATGGAGAGGATGAACAGGTTTTGCAACCAAAAATAAAGCGTAAACGGAGTATGCGGATTCGTCCAAAATATGCTGCAGAAAGAAATGATGAAAGATCTAGCAGTGAGAGGATTTTTGCCCAGCGCTCTCCAAGGCTGCCCTTGCATGTTGACCATGATTATGGTGTACCATCAAGGACTGAAAATCCTGAAGCATTTGCTGAGGCTGGTCTGGGAAAGAATGACACAAGTAGCTCACTATTGAAGCAGAGGCATAATGTACCATCAAGAAAAAATTCACCTCTGCAAAAGTCTGGAAGGCTAAGTTACTTTTGTGGGTCTGCAGAAGATGGAAATGAATATTCTAGGGAAAGTTGGAGCAGTAGGGCCAATAGCTCTTGCGGCCCAACCTCTGTGGGTGCAAAAATGTCTGACATTACACAACGAAAG TGCAAGAATGTCATTAGCAAGCTGCAGAGGAAAATACACAAGGATGGTAATCAAATCGTGCCAACATTGTCTGATTGGTGGAGAAGAAATGGGAATTCGAGTCTTGCTATTCCTCTCGCTGCAAGGAGTAGCCCACTAGATCTTCAGATAATTGAACAGCGGGTAGACAACTTGGATTACAATGGTGTAACTGACTTTATAGCAGATGTGCAGTTGATGCTGAAAAGTATAGTTCAGCATTGCAACTATACTCATGAG GTGAAGTGTGAAGCAGAGAAGCTCCAAGGTCTGTTCTTCGAGATCATGAAGATTGCTTTTCCAGATTCAGATTTTCGAGAAGCCAGGAATGCAGTGACCTTCTCTAGTCCCAGAGGAGCTGTGATGACAAAATCCCCAAAACCAGCTTCCTCGAGCAAAATTAAGCAACAAACTCCAACAAGTAAGTTGGAGACCATGTCCTTTCCTGATAAGGCCTTACCCCATGGGGTTACTCCTGTGGATGGCGAAGGGACAACCAAGTCAACTTCTTCCAAGCACCAGAAGGAGTCCAGGTTGGTTTCTGGAGGTTGGAAAGAGCAGACACCTGAATGTTCACAATTACTGACGCATCCTGGTGATCTGGTCATCtgcaagaagaagagaaaagaaagagaaaaatctGCTGTCAAGCACAGATTAGGCCTCGCATCGCCATCCAACCTTGGTCGTATGGGTCCCATATCTCCACCCAGCTCAGGATGTGGGGGCTCTGCGCCATCTCCCACCATGAACAGAAGTTCCAGCTTTCCATCGCAGCGAGATTCACGTCCGGCTCAACAGGCAAAACATCCATTGAGCTGGCGGCATCGCGAGATGCAGCAGCTTGATGATGGGAACTCTGGGCTGCATAGCATAGGAGATGTACAATGGGCTAAGCCTGTAAAGAGAATGAGGACAGACACCAGTAAAAGGCGGCCGAGCCATACGTGA